DNA from Candidatus Omnitrophota bacterium:
GAGCTTTTGTTGTCTCTTCATTTTCCTTTAAGATTCCACGTAACTTGCTTATAGTGTTTTTTATCTCAATCTTTTTTGAGGCAAAACTAACACTATCTTCACGCAATTTAACCAGTTTACGCTCAATTGAAGCCGATACATCCTTAGCTTTATTGGTCAATTCTGACCAATAATTTAACCCTAATAATTGACTGAAGAACGATAACCGTTCAGCGGGCTGATTATCGAAAAAGTATCGGTTGAACTGACCGAGTAGAACGCACGCCAGAAATTCGTCATAGTGTAAACAGAGTAAATCGTCTATGTCGGATTGATTGGCAACTTTATCATTTAGCAGTATCTCGTTCGGATTCTGTTCTCTTTTAACGGTATGGGTTTTACCCTCTATCTCAAAAGTCAGGAACACTTGACAATATTTATAGCCCCAAGACACTACATTAGTAGCCCTTAAGCCCCTAGATGTTTTGCCAAATAAGCACCAACAAATAGAGTCCCAAAGATTGGACTTACCTACGGCATTTGCACCAAAGGAAACTGGGTTATCCTTGTTCATTCCCTTTAGGATATACAAACCAGGGGCTTGTGGAAACGATATTCTATGCTTTCCAGAGAACGAGCGAAAGTTTCGTATAAACAGAGAAATGAATCTCATTTTATCTATCCTTTAGTAATTTTTCACCAATCTCTTCTATTGATGAAGCTACCCTACTTTGTTTACAGTACTCAAAGAACACGTCCTTATAGTTCTTCAATAGGGTCTTTTTTGACGGAACCCTTTTTTTCTTTGTACGCTCTGTTGGTTGTAATTCGATCCCCCTAAGCACTAATCCTTTATCTTTGCAAGCCGTAACAATAGATTCCTTTACACTATTCCACTTAGTTGGATCTTTTAACTTCAACCGTACTTTGACGTGATCCCCCGATTCTAGGGAATCGTTTAATTGGGTTAAATCAGTTAGGTTAATTACCTTTTTTCTAATACTGCCAACAACCAACTTTGTTTCCTTGTTTTTATCCTTTATCCAGAGGGCGTTCCCTCTTGTCTTTTCTCCGAAGTGGACAGGGTGTGGAGGGCCAATATAGGTTATATTACCCAAAGTTTGGTACTTATGTATATCCCCAGATAATACCCTATATCCCTCAAACTCATAAGTGGACAAACCATTTACCCTACTTCCGTTAGGTAATTTTGCGCCGTCAAATAATTGATGGGCAAATATGTAATCAGCATTACCGAAGTGTATGTCCGTATATCCTTTTTTGTTATGGGGTAAAAATAAACAGTTGGTCCCTTGGATTTTCACAAAGTGCGGCTCTTTGTGAAACCAACAATAGTTCAATTTGTTTAGGAATCTGAAATAGGGTTCATCCGGTTTTAAGTAATCATGGTTTCCCATAAGCACGTGAACCGAAACCCCCAAAGACACAATCTTTGTGAGTTGGTCAATAACCCTATTGACCAACTCGCTTGGGTGATTGTCCTTTCGTTCTGTCAAATCCCCTAATATGATTAGGTTGACTATCCTATTTCTTTTTATAGTGGTATGCAACCAATTAAAAACATCCCATCTGTACCCCTCTAGTTCAGAGCTACTTAGGTGTAAATCCGCTATTACAAGGGCGTTCATGGTACTTCCTGTTTAATAGGGTTTATTAGTTAAGTCTTTCCCTAGTACTCTTTCTCTTTCCACTTTTCCCAAGCCGGACCCTTTTAGTCCTTTTCTTCTGTTTGGGTTCAATCGTTTTATCAGTTAGCTCTTGTAGCTCTTGTTCACTTTTGAAAACATCCCCAGCTTTTGTCCCAATGATTGCTCTTAGGGTATAAATATAAGTGTGAAAATAGTTACCGTCTTTATCCTTTAAGGGGGTTGCAATACAGCAAATAGGTGATATGTTGTGAAACCTTGCCATACCCATAATGTCAGTGGCGACAAGAGCGGGTCGCCTCTTTTCTTTGATAATAAGTAGGGGAATTTTCCTAAGTTTGGTTGCCTCTTCTGCTTTAGCTACATCCCTCAATAGGGTTTTCCACCATCGGAAGAGCAAACTACCCGGGCGCTGATAGATGCTGTTGCCAAGTTTCGCATCTGCATAGTTCTTACACTCTACTACAAAGTTTTGCACCAATGGTTCACCCAATGGGTCAACGCTACAAATATCCCCAAATTGATTAGTGGAAGTCCCCTTGGTTCCCATAGAACCACTCCCTCCACTTCTCCAAAGTACATCATGTTTTGTTCCAAGCGTCACCCAAAGAGAAAGCTTTCTGCAAATATCGCGCTCAAAAGCGCTACCTTTTGCCTTACTATTAGGTGGAAGCCGCCTTTTGTTCTCCGGCAGGGCACGGGCAATTTTGTATAGTGCTTCTTTACTATGGTGTTGTCCTACCTTATCCCCATCCTTTTCAAGTAGACTACACTTTCTGTTATGAGGGTTTCCACAATAGCATTTACAAACAGGGCACTTCCACCTTGTCGGTCCTTTCTTCTGTTGCTTTTTAGGTTCTTCTTTCTTAACGTCCTCAACAATAAGAGTGTCACTCATTTTAGTCCTCGTACTTTTTTCTAGTGGGTTCAAACCTATCCTCTATGTCGTTCCATGTTTGTTTGACATAAGAGGAAACCATGCGACAAACTTTCTTCCACTTGGTATTACTTAGTTCAGATACATCCCTCATAAAAGTCTTAGTGTTTTTCGGTAGTGGACTCCAATTAGGCAAGGGGATTGAGTTGGTTTTACCAATAGACTCCAAAAAGGATATGTTAGCCGATAGGTCATCTATACCATAATCAAAAATTATGGGAAACTCGCATGACCTAAACGGTTTGGCGCACTTGTTCTTTTCGCATCTTGCAATGATATGTATACCTACTACCCTATCTACTTTACTTATTGTCTTTTTCAGTTGCTTTTTCTGGGCCAAATACAGTATTTGGCTGGCATAAAAGTCTAGTGCTTTTCCTCCATTCCTGGTATATCTTTTTCCAAACATGACGCCTATGTTATCCCTTGTTTGGGATATGATTATTAGGGTACAATCATTATTGGATAACTTGCCTGTTATTCTACGGAACAATTCCGACATAGCCTTAGCTTTTTCTGTCCCATAGGTGGAAGTCCCCATATCTCTTTCTGATTCTTGTTTCGTTGTGAGTGCATCCAATGAATCCACTATAACAAACTTTGGTATATTGTTTGCCTCAATCCTATCACACAAATCCTTATAGAACTTTTCTACTGTATCAATTCCATCGGGGAATATAGCATCAGTTGGAAACCCTACACTTTGAGCAAAGTCTTTATCGAAAGCAAACTCCGTTTCGTAGTATATGACTTCCCCATTAGTGCAAACCCNNNNNNNNNNNNNNNNNNNNNNNNNNNNNNNNNNNNNNNNNNNNNNNNNNNNNNNNNNNNNNNNNNNNNNNNNNNNNNNNNNNNNNNNNNNNNNNNNNNNCGCAAACAATCTGGAATAGGGTGTTTGACCAGAAAGTCTTTCCACTCTTCCAATAAATCTTCGTCGCTAGTTAGGGGTGTTGAGTTTCTTTCAATCTGTAATCCACTGTAGTTTGTTCTAATGCCTTTACCTTGTTTCTTAAACTTAATGTCAAAGCCCTCCATTGGGTCTTCAACAAAGATGCACTCTCCCGTTTCTTCGTTAATACTCAATTCGTTTATCTCCCGATGCACGCCAGGGGGCATTGTCCACAATTCTGGTTGTTCTCCATCACTCGATTTACGGTTTATGACCCAAACCGCTTTCCTAATCTTGGGCTGTAGGGAAGAAATATAGTCTTTATCTTCCCCTCTTTTTGACGCTTTCATGCGTTCTTCACACAAAGGGCAGGGTTTACCCTTCATCTTGGAAAGGCATAAGTAGGATTGTTCATCTGGGCCTACCCTGTAATGCACCCAAACATCAAAGGCAAAGTCTTTATACCCCTTCCAAGTAGGTGGACATATCCTAATTCTATTAGAACCGTCCTTTGGAGTAAAAGTATCAATCCCAGACTTAATGTAAGAATCAAAAGCACCCCCCGACTCTTCCGCGGAAGAGCGCACTTGGTCTTTTGTCCTACCCCTATAACTACCCCATCGACTTCCACTAGTTCTTTCTCTTCGCCGTTTCATCTGTTTCTCCCTTGTTAGTAAAAAGTAAACGCCTAATCACTCGATACTTTGCATCGTAGAACGCACTTACTATAGTGTAAACAAGTGAGTGAGTGCAGAATAGGACACAAAAGTAAACAACAACCGAAAGACCGATATAGTATAAATAGTCTAAAACCATTCTCTTTTTCTCCGTTTGCTCTTGGCACGTTCGATTGCTTCATCTTTTACAGACCC
Protein-coding regions in this window:
- a CDS encoding metallophosphoesterase; this encodes MNALVIADLHLSSSELEGYRWDVFNWLHTTIKRNRIVNLIILGDLTERKDNHPSELVNRVIDQLTKIVSLGVSVHVLMGNHDYLKPDEPYFRFLNKLNYCWFHKEPHFVKIQGTNCLFLPHNKKGYTDIHFGNADYIFAHQLFDGAKLPNGSRVNGLSTYEFEGYRVLSGDIHKYQTLGNITYIGPPHPVHFGEKTRGNALWIKDKNKETKLVVGSIRKKVINLTDLTQLNDSLESGDHVKVRLKLKDPTKWNSVKESIVTACKDKGLVLRGIELQPTERTKKKRVPSKKTLLKNYKDVFFEYCKQSRVASSIEEIGEKLLKDR